The genomic segment acagacagacagacagacagacagacagacagacagacaaagagacccACAGTCAGAGGGAAATATGATtggtgatggagagggagagacggataTGGAGGTATAGGGAGGGTTTAGCCCCAGGGAAGAAGAATCACACATGAGGACGCCATAATGACAAAGAGCAGCCTCATCTCTGAACCAATTCATCGACTGATCCCGTGTCTCTTTGGCCACATAGAGGGGATTGTTCTGCAGTCTCTAGTGAGTCTCAGACGGCAGAGTGGATGTGACTCAGAGTTAATGCAATGCCAGAGTTGATATCCATTATTGATAGGATTATTTGCTCTagcaattcattcattcatatcgCCCCTCGATCTCTTCGCTAGCAAACATAGATTGAATGAACCGCCTCGATCCTGTCTGTTGGTGAGGGCCCTCTTGCTTCTATTAATGACCAGCCCGGAGAGGTGAGGggccaccctccacccccagctGCCGGGGGCCATTGTACAGCCGATAGCGGGCTAATGCACGTATCCAGGGACGATAAACATCGTTCTGCCATTCCTGATTTGCATTCACTCCGTCGGGTAAGGACTGGGATAGTTAAAGCAGTCCATTAGGAGATAAAAATGGACTTCATCTTTTAAAGAGCTGAACCGCCCTAATTCAATCTTATTCAGGGCATTGTGAATCGACGcttgtgtagggggggggggggggggggctttatcTGTGCAGCATCGCTCTCCCCGTCGTGGCTAAGTCGTATTCGCCGCCTTGAAAAGGTTTTCTGTCGTTTTACCCCGAATGTcaccaggagggagagaggagggaggggagggggggggggggggggggggttggaagtCACTTTGATCCTTTATCTCAATACAGCTTTCGTTTCCCTgctccagcccccagccccccctctccccccccatcagccccctctctcccccccatcagccccatccTTCCCGTCCCTTGAAACAATGCAGTCCTCTTCTCAGCTCAGGTTTTAGGGATGTGGGAGTGAAGAGACTGTCATTTCCTCTGCCAGGAAATAAAGCACAACTCCCCCTTCCTGCTCGTCTGTCTTATTTATCTGGCTTCTGTCTGGCCTACCTATCTCCCCCTGTCCCCgacgctctctccatctctgcctcCTGGCCTCgggctctcccccccctcctcctcgtctcacATCCCATCGCGAGGCGGCTCTGCGTTCCGCCGGGTGCCGTCTCCGTGCCTCCCGTCCTCTGGAGCGGTTCTACAGATCACAAACCCGATCCGTCGCTCCTGCCGGTGCCGCCGGGGGGGTCTTGGTGAGCGGCGTTCAGCCCTCCAGCGCCTGTTGGGATCCCTTCTGTTATCTGATGCtcttcctcactcctctccgTGTGTGTAGTTTATCCGAGACACCGTCAAGAGCTTCTCTCCTGCCGCCTTTCCCCAAAGACTTCCTATTGACTACTTCCTTAAAgtgctttttttcccccccgtCCGTTAAAAAGCGGTCTACATCTCTTACGGACATCTGGTCCGTAACACAAGGCTCGCcgtccccccttcctcctcgtccACCCCGGCTCTCCTTTCCCCGCCCTTCTGTTTCGGTTCTTCCTGTGTTTGCACTTCTTTTTCGTGACCCTCCCGGGTCCTTGCCTCAGATGAAGTCCTTCGAGATGGCCTCCACAAAGTTGGGCGCCGACATGAGGATGGAGATGGTGCAGATGATGTTGAACACGCTGAACGCCACCAGGCACAGCCGGTCGATCACCGCGCCCGCAAACTTCCACTGGTCGGCCGTGCCCGCCGCCTCGTCCTGCTCCCGGAAGCGGTCCGCCAGGTAGcgcacctcctccagcagcgcCTGCAGCTGGGGGTCCCCCATGCCCCCCACGCCCAGCGCCGGGCAGCCCCCCGCGCCCCCGAAGCCCCCGCCACTGGAGACGGTGCTGGGACAGCCCAGCGTGTCGCCGTGGGTCGAGCCGGCCGTGGGCGGGGAGACGCAGAACTGGGCCTGGGAGTGTGGTGGCGGGCTGGCCCCGCCCGCCACCACCCGCAGGCTGCCCGCCACCGAGGAGGCGGAGGCCATGTTGTTGCTCCGCTGCACGGCGTCGGCCAGCAGCGAGGCGTCGTCCAGGCTCTGGAAGCCCATGTACAGCAGGCCGCCGTTGTTGTTGGCGCTGGACTGGGCGTGGTGCAGGTGCTGCAGGTGGGGGTGCtgcaggtggggggggtgcCCGCCGCCGGCGTGCAGGGAGCCCGTCTGGAGCGGCGCCAGGCTGCCCGGGTGCAGCGGGTGGAGGGCGGGCTCCGGGGCGTTGGGCAGGCTGTTGGTCTGGGAGCCCGAGGAGCAGCGCCGCAGGTGGGGGGCGCAGGGGGGCCTCTCGGGGTCCTCGCTCTCGCCCGGGCGCTTCATCCGCAGGAACCACGCCACCCactgcagcagcaccagctgcatctggggggaggagggagggagggagggagggggagagggagagagagggagagagagagagagagagagagagagagagagagagagagagagagagagagagagagagagagagagagagcgagagagagagagagagagagagagagagagggacacacacacacacacagaaagagagagaaacagagagacagacagacagagagtcacaGAGAGTGAAACCCagtgagagcaggagagagagaaaaacagagcgagagagagagcgagagagcgagaaagagagagagagagagagagagagagagagagagagagagagagagagagaggtgtgcgCTGGTTAGACAGAGGAGTCGTGAGTCGGGGAACCAAGTGAGCAAAAAGGACAACAACAACGATGGAGCGAGACGGAGACGTGAGGCAAgcgaagggagaggggagagacaccGGGGGGATGGAGATGAGATGTGTTTGAAATAGGAGCGAAATAACCGAGAATGTAAAGAAGAGAAGCGTGAAGTGGCAGACACATCCCGGGATGTAAAAGCGTCAGGTCGCCCTTCCTGTCGTGTCCCTGTTAGGGTGGAGCGGGGGCTTATGGCCTCACTAGCAGAATTGTAAGCCGCTGACTGCTCCACCGTCGCACAACGTGCATTCACAAACGGGTGAACGTCCTGGAGACCCTCCCCAGCAGTAATAGAGTTACGAGGTGTTTGCGAGCCACGCGCACACAGGGACCACTCTGGAGAAATAATCACTCGCATTCAAAACCCACCGACGGGATATAATACTGTGTCTAATATAATAATGGGTCATTAAATGACGAACTGAAGCAAGCGTTTAACCTCCCATTTGAACCGGTTGGCATGGCAGCGCAGCGACCTCTCATTTGGCAACATTTATAAAAGGTCTCTAATTGGATAGTTGGGTGTCTCACCTCCCCGGAGTGCGGCGAGCGTTGTGACACACGCTGTGAGTGGCGCCcaggtgggtgctacacacGGGTAGTGGAGGACACTGACTTCCTGTGACACTCACTTCCTGTGACACTCACTTCCAGTGACACTCAATTTGTGAAGTGCTTTGGGGGGCCTCGAAAAGTGCAATACAAATGTAATGAATTACTTTTATCGTTgtttaatgattattattattatggatgCTTGTTGACCTGTGGGGTTTGTTCATCAATCCTCACACCTCACCCTTATGAAGCCTCAGCGATTCATGATCAAAGTGTTATTCAGAGAGACACCAACTGCACATTCAGAGAGCATCAGAACAGGAAAACAGCATTTCCACACCGAGCGGTTGGAAGTACTGATTGCCCACTGAAGTCACGTGACCCAGATCCCAAACGTGACACAGCGTCTGGGGtagtttgcgtttgtgtgttcccGCCGCCCCCCTTAAATAACATCCAGGCGAAGGGGGCGATGCCGCCTGCCCGTAAATCCAGTCGCAGGCTCAGACGTTTTGAATTTAAGATGGTGGCCTCGGCGGGCAGAGATTTACCACTTCTGCACATTACCGCAATGAGCTGATCCAGAGAGGATCACTCCGTCTTACAGACTCAAGGCTCAAGTCCCGGATATGGAGAGCACTGTGGAGACGAGGACGGGTGACACTGGCGTTGGTTGATCAGTGTCTTGTTGTCATAATGTTGTAGTTAACCACAGCTACGCAGCCTTTCAGTGAAGTCTCTATCGTATCTGGAAGGAACGATACTGATTGGAATAACCTGCAAAAGCAGCTCAAGCTCCAGGACCTAGTGACTCTCAATGAATTTAAAGCTGCTTTTAAGAGTTGACGTCGGATTCCATTGGAAATTGCAAATGATTTAGTCAATAATGTATTTCCACAATTCCACCTAGTGTTGAACTTATTTTGCCTTGTGTTTTATGTTGTAACTGTGTTACTACTGTCCAtcttggccaggtctctcttgcaaaatagattttaatctcaatgggaCTAACCTGGTTAATAAAGGATATAATAATCTGGTTCcattgggggatgggggggttgcGGTCGTGGTCCCAAAGGGTTCCCGCCCATCCCTACCCGATCCCCCCATTAGCCAGGTAACAGAGCCTGGTGGTGGCTGGCGGACTGTCCGGTCAGACACCATATCCCTTGCTGGCCCCCTGATTGTTGTTTGTTCCTTCTTGTTGATTTCGGATGCAATAATAAAAGGGGATTGTCCGCCGAGGCTCGATGAATGTCCATCGCTCCCCGTCTAAATGCAGCTATTCATCAGCCCAAAGACAGCCCGGAGATGACGGGGAGGCTTAATGTTGCAGCTGCTCGCTCGCCCAACTTCGACGTAAATCGGATGAGCGTGTGTACACACGGTAATCAAAACAACACCTCGGACGtattgttccccccccccgccgcgctACACCAGCCTTCTATTTTCTTCATGTCGTACACGTGTGCTTCTAGAATGAGGTACGTCCGCTTGTTTTATGATCGCTTCTTCCGTCTGTGTGGTGCCACTGGTGGGCGGAGGCAGATTTATACAGGCCTTTAAAGTTAGTGGCGCTGAATTGATTGATAACATATGCAAGCCACACACTCACTGAGTCTCTTTGAAAATCAAGCAGTTGGGGTGAAATTACTGTCGTATTTCGAACGGCTCGTTGGCGGCGCGCAGACGGCGAAGGATATTATATGAGGTTAGAGGATGAGCAAAGTGAAACGCAATATCGAGAGACCGCCCCTgtttctattttatattacaatattattacATCTTACCTTACGTTATATTTTATTATCTTTATGTTTTATAATCAAATATATAATCAAATTGTGTCTGATTATATTAACAACAACAAGTTTGATTTAAAGGCAAATTAGCCAACGACAATGAAGGTGAGCCACCGCAAAATGTAACAATGCCCCGGATATGGTGGAAAGCAGTAAAGAGGGGTTTGAATCAGCAGTGAAGGTACTTTGATAACACGCTGCCTTGAAGGCTGAGGcgacggggagggagaggagggggcgatGGAGGAGCATTTGTTGAACACACGTCTCAGACGCAAACAGAGACtggcactccccccccccccccccccccgccctccaccctcccctagAGAGGCCAagatggaggtgaaggagaagaACAAAAGGCAAAGGGAGAAGAAACAGGATTGTGTGGGCAtagagagcacagagagagagagagagagagagagagagagagagagagagagagagagagagagagagagagagagagagagagagagagagagagacggagagagagagagagagagagagagagagagagggagagagagacggggagagagacggggagagagggggagagagcgtgGATAGCGGTGATGACAGGTGAGACATGAGGAGCTGCTGAAAATAACAGGAGCCACAGAAGTCCTCCAacttaaaaaacaaagaaaaagtttCCAAAGCTGAGAGACGAGAAAACAACGATGATGACGATGGCGTCCCGCAGCCGCGTCGGGTGTACCGTGTATGTCTATGCTGACAAGATCtctgacaagtgtgtgtgtgtgtgtgtgtgtttgtgtgagttccAGAGGACTCACCCATTTAGGCATGGTGCCTCCGTTtgggtcgtggtggtggtactgCAGCACCACCACCGTGGCCACGACCGACGCCCCAACGATGATCATGATGCTCGCAAAGTACTgccctgggaggggaggggggggggggggggggggggggggggggggaacgttACAGAACAACACACGCTGCGACGGGCCGCCATGTTTGCCAACGAGTACTGCTGACAGCAGCGGTGAATTGTCAATGATACGGCATTTCTACTGGTCCTTCTGCGTTGTTACACCCAAGATTTATGTCCAAAGTCCAAAGAAGTATTGTGTCTATAATTGACtacattttctctttctttcctgtgcgtatacttttttattgttttaatattaatCTTTTTTGCAGCGGGACGACTTATCATTTTGTCAATTAAAATTTAACAGCATCCAGATGGACGAATTTAGTGGAGCCTAAACAGAGGATGGCCCATTCACCAGCCAGGAGCCCTAACGTTGGAGCAGGAGCATCAAACACCACATGGCCACTGTTTGCTGTGGGACGGAAACCAACACCCCGTGATAAATAAAGAACTACACTGAGATTAAAACTCAACAAACCCAGAAAACTCATCACATACCTTACAGAAATCTATAACTCCCATGAACCTTGCTAAGGCCAATAAGGCCTCCCcaataagccccccccccccccccccccactgacaagacacacacacgtacctatTAGAGGAATCGAGTCGGATGTGGCCGGCATGATCTCTGCCACGAGCAACATGAAGACCGTTAGAGACAGCAACACAGTGatacctgggggggggagagagagagagagagagagagagagagagagagagagagagagagagagagagcgagcgggagggggagagggagcgagcgggagagagcgggagagagagagcgagattgaggcagagatagtgagagagagagagagattgaggcagagatagtgagagagagagagagatgttcctTCAATCTTCTTCAGCAAAGCCATTCTTTAGTTGCCTGTGACAAATAGTCATGCAATGCAGTCCAAAGATAGCTGACCTCTGAATAACATTATTAGATTTGTCTTCGATTTATCTTGATGCAAATTAGTAAACGGGACGAGATTGGACTAATGGGACTATAGTGAATTACTTTTCAGCATAATTCCTTTGTAATGGCATTTTCCAAGTAAAGCAAACTCGATCCAAACcgcaaaccacaaacacacgcacacacactaattcgcacacagaggcaaacacacacattaaacaagcgcacacatccacacgcacacagacaagtacacatattgacacacacacacacagaggcaaacactgacttacacaaacacacacatccccacgcacacgcaggcatcCATACGCACAAAGACATTTGACACACAAACGggcaaactctctctctctctctctctctctctctctctctctctctctctctctctctctctctctctctctctctctctctctctctctctctctctctctctctctctctctctcacacacacacacaaaaacacaagcactCACAATCCTCTCAATCCTCATTTGTCATTCAAGCCGTCATCCATCGTGGCAGAGAATACTTCCTCTGCTAAACGGTCCCAACGCCAAAACGCTATCAACGCTCCCCGTCCTCCCCGCCATTCCTTATTAAATGCATAATAACACAGCGGTGGTTCATTAACACGCAGGCTGACCTCACACACTGGGTCCCGGTCTCGTCCATCAAACCGGTGACACACTGCCTTCCTGGAAGACAGTGTGtaagctcgctctctctccctaatcCATTCACTGCCCGTAATTACATCAATAGGTTAattggtcgtgtgtgtgtatgtgtgtgtgtgtgtgtgtgtgtgtgtgtgtgtgtgtgtgtgtgtgtgtgtgtgcggtcgtgcgtgcgtgcgtgcggtcgtgcgtgtgtttgtgtgcatgtgcagatTTCCCTCATCCCCTTTGGTGAAATGCTGCATAATGCGTTGTGAGTCTCGGTTAGGATCTGGTTAGACAGCGCTGTTGCCATGGCGTTTTCCACATCCTCGCCCCTTGGGTCACTTtgtcttctctgcctctccaacTACCGTGAAATAGTATTCTGAAACAGAGCGTCACTATTAGCCTCATCAATATTTTCAGGTATAGCCTCAGGTATATACTATATACGTATCGACCTGTCTGGGAGGACCTTTCTCTCGTTTCATATACATACATGTTGAGATCAGAGGCTTCTGAAGAGCTCTTAAAGTTAATCATAGGGGTTTAAGTTGTGGACACGTCTGCAGTGGATTCAGCAGCTAATCCCAATAGCAGCCAGAAGACATTAAGACCCAGAGCGTACATATGAGCCCCACGTTAACCGAATCGCAATCAGCTGTAGAATCATGTTGGCCAAAATAGAAGGATGCAGAACCTGTGGGCGAGTCACATGATGAAAGAAGGCTGGTTCCAACATCAGACCCAGGCCTGTTTGAGACGTAGCATTCGACAACCCGTGCTTCTTCCCCTTTTCAAAACAATCATCTTCATTTGTTTTCCATTCCTACAATTACTTTACCAATGATGTGTAGATCTATATATAAGTTGCGCTAGGGAACACCGGTATCTGTAGTAGTGACGCTGTTACCCGTGGTACCTCTGAAAGGGTTCGGCACCcggctcctccatcactcatcctcccccccccccccccccctgctgttaaTCACCTCCTCCACGCCGCTCCCCCAACCTCCCCTTATCGTCTCCTTTCTATTTCCATCCCGTAATACCCTCTAtacacaagcccccccccccccccctagtgtcCCACCCCTCTGCcttcctacacacaaacaccctggcTGTTCTTTCATAGCTCCTCCGCTCTGTTCTATTGGGGCCCGTGGAGCAGAGCACGCACGGCTGTGTTTACAattcacagccacacacacacacacacacacacacacacacacacacacacacacacacacacacacacacacacacacacacacacacacacacacacacgcacacctcacaATCAAACGCGCCAGCTCGGCAgccaggtgtgcgtgtgtgtgtttgtgtgtttgtgtgtgggtgtgtgtgtgtcggtgggtgaatgtgtgtatgtgtacgtgtgtgtgtatacgtgtgtgtgtgtgtacgtgtgtgtgtgtgtacgtgtgtgtgtgtgtgtgtgtgtgtgtgtgtgtgtgtgtgtgtgtgtgtgtgtgtgtgtgtgtgtgtgtgtgtgtgcatgtgtgcacacgtatgtgtaagtgtgtgtgtatgtgtgtgagtcatgGAGGCTTATATTAAACCTGCCACAGGGTCATTTTTACAGGACCCAGTGAGGGATGAGGTTAGCTGAGCCCCCATCTGTACCCGAGAAGAATAGTACTCTGATGcggtcaacacacacattccacctTTCTGCAACCTCTCAGCGTGGTTTCTATTTCTGCTGTCAGCCAACATTGCTGTCCACACTCCACGCATCTTGGCAGCGTGAAGCCTTACGGTTAGATGGAGGAATGACAACTGTTTAGTAGTATATCTTGCTTTATGCCTAGCTGGACACATTCTTCATACTCTTTGGTTCGTATCCTACAGCCTGCACCTTGATGCAGCTAGGTACAACACAGTAGAGCGGGTTGACAGAATTCACATTCATTTAGCATGCACAAGAGGTTATGGGAGAAAATATATACATGGGAATATTGTGAAAATAAGCTAAAAAGACTCAGCAGAGGGTGTAACTAGCTTGCTTGATGAGCACCTGGTCACAGTTTAGGTCAGCTCATAGGTTCAGCccacacaggaagtgacacCAGTTCTTAATCCCACCCAATTTATGCTCAGATTCAGGGACAGAAGAAGTGTTAGCCAGGTCAGATATCAATTGATTGATCGTCTCTGTCCTCATCGAACTTTGAGCATGCAAACGGCATCCCACTCAGTGCCGTATCCACTTTTGGGTCGCTACCAAATCGCAGATGAATAACTTCACAATGTTGACACTCCTCAGCAGAGATGCAACCCATGGCCTTCAACCCTGTCCAATAACAATCTCCCTGTCCACCCTAGCTCTATATATCATcgccatccacctccacccacctcgaTACATCCACCCCCTCCatccttccacctcctccacaacaCACATCAGCCTCTCCTTCCCAGCATCGCCCCCGAACACGTGGACAtgtgaccccccctccctcagttctattcaattcaattaaattgtatttgcatagcccttaatcaccattacagtctcaaagggctttacacgGAAAATATCTATGACACTCCCCTGacccaagcccccacaagggcaagaaaaaaactcCCTGAATCAGCAAGAAAGAAATCTTGAGGAGGAACGCAGAGGGCTGGACCCCTCCTTCCAAGAatggtcaggagtgcagtgggtgccataataataataataataataattgtatttgcaggcgcctctctctgccctcaAGGACACCGTACaaaggtacacaaaagtcattagaaagaaacaacaataagaaagaaaaagataaaTGATACTAACAACAGACATAGTAATTGGCATCAGGTGGAATAGTACGGTTTTGAtaatgtccacacacacacacacacacacacacacacacacacacacacacacacacacacacacacacacacacacacacacacacacacacacacacacacacacacacacacacatacagcccctccccctctctgcgcCACTCACCCAGGGAGATCTTCTCTCCGGAGTCGGCGGGCAGCACAAAGACCAGCAGGGTCATGGAGGACAGCAGCACGCAGGGGATCAGCAGGTTGAGGGCGTAGTACAGTGTCCGCCGCCGCATGGTCACCACGAAGGTGACGTCCGGGTAGGGCTCCTTGCAGCAGTCGTAGAAGGCCTCGCTGCGGGTGCCCGGTACCCCTGGGAGAGGGGAACAAGAGGGGGGGAAGGCTCACGGCTCAGCGCACGTGGGAGCGGGCActtgaatgatgatgatgatgacgctgCTGACGATCGGCGAAAAAAAAACAGGATGACGTAAAGCCTGCCGGGAGTTATTTCTGGAGGTTTGGGAGAACCGAGGGGAGTTGGGACGTACACACGAGGCTTCGAGCGCCCGGGCCAGTAGTGCTGATGTTGATGTCGATGTTGATTTATCTCTCTCTGGACGCACGACGGCCGCCGCTGGAGCTACGCCGACATTACCCGTTTTTACCTCGAAACTTTACTTCATGGACACTTTTTGGAGCTCACTGCAGTCGATTGGGAGGAGAAAATGAGTTTCCCCCTGCTGCGGTACCCACACTGAGCCCGTTAATGCGCTGACACGCCTGGCGACTGGCTGTGGTGAGATACACAGGGAGACGTCTTCCACTGCTGGGTGGCCGGTTGGTGCGGGTGTacatggtaaatggactgcatttatgtagcgcttttttctgtaaccagtggccacccaaagcgctttacaatactgcctgacgttcacccattcatgcacacgtcTACACACCGACGGTAGCGTCAGCCaaatgcaaggcgacagccagctcgtcgtgagcagttagggttaggtgccttgctcagggacaccacgacactctagctaggaggagccggggatcgaactagcaaccttgcggtttccagccaacccgctctacctcctgagctctacctaccaccccccccccccccccacacacacactcagctcaGCGGCAGACGGCAGGCGTGGGACCATGGCGTCTGTGCGGCGCGGCGGCCCATGCTTACCCACGAGGTCCCACTCTCCGTTGGGCATGTAGCCCGAGATGTCGGCCTCGTTCATCTGGAGGTCCAGCAGCCAGCCGTCGTACGTCCACGAGCCGAACTTGAGCTCGCACTTCTGCATGTCAAACGGAAACCAGCGCACGTCCACGTTGCACGTGCTCATGAAGattcctgagagagagagagagagagagagagagagagggagagggagagagagagagagagagagagagagagagagagagagagagggagagggagagagagagagagagagagagagagagagagagagagagagagagagagagagagagagagagagagagagagagagagagaggatggattAGAAAGGGGGTGAAGGTAAAGACCTGACCAGAATGGTGTCTCTTGAGACCGTCCCAATCTCGTGTGTTCACTTTCTGTTGGTTCTCTGCAGATCAGTCTAGTAGCACCATTCCCTGCTTAGTGGAGGGAGGTTCATTCCATGATGAGCAAGGCGTGTTACATACTGCCGAATGAATTAAAGAATGGTGGAGCCCTGGATAATGAAGCAAAGCTACCGAGCAAACAAATCAGTTTAGCTCCGAAATAGACTCCATAATGATGTCACAAGACGAATCAGAAATATGCACGGAAGGCTTTCACATTTTAGATTTCTTTTTGCCTTACTTCCAAATGGATTGAGCACAagcaaagagagcgagagcttctctctgattggctggacgtTAAGTCAAAAAGAAAACCCTTCGGATGGTGAAGAGAGGAAGGACGAGATGCCAGACTGCAGAAGTCCACCCCGATGCAGAGCAGCATGAATAAGGTTGACATTTATACTACCTTGCTACAGATAATTCTTCCCTTTATCTTACTAAACGCCGTAGGAAATTGAAATCTCCCGAGATCGTTACAGCCATAACACATTAATCTGTCGCTCCTTGGTGTAATTTACACTTTTCAAATTAAGATGAGTCTTTATGAGTGTCATCTCTGCCAGAGATCCGCTAAACCCCCATGGGTTAACGGTGCCTTGCTCATGTCTTTTAATCCTATGAAAATGACTCGCTGTGGTGTAATGGTTTAGAAGCTGCTGTACACGTGTGACCTCATTGAGGTAtttggggggtggaggggggggtacaTTAAACACGCCAACACACAGAGAGGCCACTTGCGAATGCCCCCCATGGCTATGCCTTGTTCAAGGAAGTCTAAGTGTACTCTGCATGTCTGCACACTGCTTCATCTATCTATTTGTGTCTCAACGAATGGAAAAGGGTTATTtggtcaaataaataaataaatcaaatgagtCCCATTATACGAGGGCGTCTTTAACCTTCTTAACGTGATTGAACCCTGGTCACTGTGGGGGGGAGGCCGCTATAAATGTAATGCCCCGCCTGTTCCCGGGATACGGGCGCGGCGAGGCCGCTAGGTCAGGGCTGTTTGTCTGGCAGCTGGGTAACGAGGAGCAGCTGGTGGCAAGGTCGAGTCGTGCTGGCACCACAGTGCTCCGGGTCACTCcgatcaacacacacagacctgtggtcttggtctctctcggtctctccctccctctctctctctctccctctccctctccctctctctccccctctctctctctcactctctctctctctctctctctctctctctctctctctctctccccccctctctctctctctctctctctctctctctctctctctctctctctctctctgtctctctgtctctctctttgaacCATCACCTGGTCTTTAAGATATTCATAGCTAGCTccctgtgaaaaaaaaaaaagcagcacCTGGATACAG from the Gadus morhua chromosome 22, gadMor3.0, whole genome shotgun sequence genome contains:
- the chrna11 gene encoding cholinergic receptor, nicotinic, alpha 11 — translated: MWSTLLLLLLALIHVSVQGPHQRHLLKNLLKDYNRMERPVGNDSHSLTVVFSLSLIQIMDVDEKNQVLTTNIWLRMGWFDHYLQWNQTEYPGVKNLRFTTDQVWTPDILLYNSADDDFDSTFKTNVLVNSSGYAEYLPPGIFMSTCNVDVRWFPFDMQKCELKFGSWTYDGWLLDLQMNEADISGYMPNGEWDLVGVPGTRSEAFYDCCKEPYPDVTFVVTMRRRTLYYALNLLIPCVLLSSMTLLVFVLPADSGEKISLGITVLLSLTVFMLLVAEIMPATSDSIPLIGQYFASIMIIVGASVVATVVVLQYHHHDPNGGTMPKWMQLVLLQWVAWFLRMKRPGESEDPERPPCAPHLRRCSSGSQTNSLPNAPEPALHPLHPGSLAPLQTGSLHAGGGHPPHLQHPHLQHLHHAQSSANNNGGLLYMGFQSLDDASLLADAVQRSNNMASASSVAGSLRVVAGGASPPPHSQAQFCVSPPTAGSTHGDTLGCPSTVSSGGGFGGAGGCPALGVGGMGDPQLQALLEEVRYLADRFREQDEAAGTADQWKFAGAVIDRLCLVAFSVFNIICTISILMSAPNFVEAISKDFI